A part of Ammospiza nelsoni isolate bAmmNel1 chromosome 9, bAmmNel1.pri, whole genome shotgun sequence genomic DNA contains:
- the ZNF326 gene encoding DBIRD complex subunit ZNF326, producing MDYGEAEDRDWRFPDTPMHCGVNMPSGSVSDMDRDYGHGGYGGPRSMDSYLNQSYGMESHGGGGGGGGGGGNRFGPYESYDSGSSLGGRDLYRSGYGYNEPEQSRFGGSYGGRFDNSYRNSLDSFGGRNQGGSSWEAPYSRSKLRPGFMEDRGRESYSSYSSFSSPHMKPAPVGSRGRGTPAYPESGFGSRNYDAFGGPSTGRGRGRGHMGDFGGMHRPGIVVDYHNKPSPAAVAARGIKRKMIPQPYNKPGGTFIKKPKMTKPILKLSQKKSPNTKTSYQDSTVEEIEVDTSGAVVIYEDFTRDAYDLGYQTFGDGKGEVKSEEEEKRRIEARREKQRRRREKNSEKYGDGYRMAFTCSFCKFRTFEEKEIESHLESAAHQETLDHIQKQTKFDKVVMEFLHECMVNKFKKTAMRKQQTSNQTENSQAAEKDIMEGVTADDHMMKVETVHCSACSVYVPALHSSVQQHLKSPDHTKGKQAYREQIKRESVLTATSILNNPIVKARYELYVKGENPFEINDQAQEQQTEEEEKADEPAEGEEEEEEEEEETEEQTDFTLDHTEDN from the exons atggaCTACGGGGAAG CTGAAGACAGAGATTGGAGATTCCCAGATACCCCCATGCATTGTGGTGTGAACATGCCCAGTGGGTCAGTCTCAG ACATGGACCGGGATTATGGGCATGGAGGCTATGGTGGCCCACGATCCATGGACTCTTACCTTAACCAATCCTATGGGATGGAGAGTCATGGAGGTGGAGGCggaggaggtggtggtggtggtaaCAG GTTTGGACCTTATGAGTCTTACGACTCCGGGTCTTCTCTGGGTGGGCGAGATCTGTACAGATCTGGCTATGGTTATAATGAACCCGAACAAAGCCGCTTCGGAGGTAGTTATGGTGGTCGATTTGACAACTCCTACCGGAATAGCCTTGACTCTTTCGGAGGTAGAAACCAGGGCGGGTCTAGCTGGGAAGCACCTTACTCCCGTTCAAAATTGAGGCCTGGGTTTATGGAGGACAGAGGAAGAGAGAGTTACTCTTCCTACAGCAGTTTTTCTTCACCCCATATGAAGCCTGCACCTGTAGGCTCTCGGGGGAGAGGAACGCCTGCTTATCCTGAAAGTGGATTTGGAAGCAGAAACTATGATGCTTTTGGAGGACCATCAACAGGCAGAGGCCGAGGCCGAGGA CATATGGGAGACTTTGGCGGAATGCACAGACCTGGAATTGTCGTTGACTATCATAACAAACCCAGTCCTGCAGCAGTTGCTGcaagaggaataaaaagaaaaatgatacCACAGCCATATAACAAACCTGGTGGGACATTTATCAAGAAACCCAAAATGACAAAGCCTATTTTGAAGCTGAGCCAGAAAAAGTCACCTA ACACGAAGACATCTTACCAGGATTCCACTGTAGAG GAAATTGAAGTTGATACAAGTGGTGCAGTTGTTATATATGAAGACTTCACAAGAGATGCTTATGATCTTGGTTATCAGACTTTTGGAG ATGGCAAAGGAGAAGTTAAAagtgaggaagaagagaagcGGCGGATTGAGGCCAGAAGAGAGAAGCAAAGGcgcagaagagaaaaaaacagtgaaaaatatgGTGATGGATACAG AATGGCATTTACTTGCTCATTTTGCAAGTTTCGAACgtttgaagaaaaagaaattgagtCACATCTGGAGAGTGCAGCTCACCAGGAGACATTGGATCATATccagaagcaaacaaaatttGACAAAGTAGTGATGGAATTTCTTCAT GAGTGTATGGTGAATAAATTCAAGAAGACAGCAATGCGTAAGCAACAGACAAGTAACCAAACAGAGAATTCCCAAGCTGCTGAAAAAGATATAATGGAAG GGGTTACAGCTGATGACCATATGATGAAAGTTGAGACTGTCCACTGCAGTGCTTGCAGTGTCTATGTTCCTGCATTGCACAGTTCTGTTCAGCAACACTTAAAATCTCCTGAtcacacaaaaggaaaacag GCCTACAGAGAACAAATAAAAAGGGAGAGTGTTCTTACTGCCACCAGCATCTTGAATAATCCTATTGTCAAGGCACGATATGAGCTGTATGTGAAG GGTGAAAATCCTTTTGAAATTAATGATcaggctcaggagcagcaaacggaagaagaagaaaaagctgaTGAGCCAGCTgagggtgaggaagaggaggaagaagaggaggaagaaactGAAGAACAAACTGACTTCACTTTAGACCACACTGAAGATAACTAA